A genomic window from Chlorobium phaeobacteroides DSM 266 includes:
- a CDS encoding FprA family A-type flavoprotein gives MIDNKILPVTQDVTWIGVLDPGLITFDIVMETKYGTTYNSYFINADKKTIVETTKEKFWPIYLDKIKQVTNPEEIEYIIVDHTEPDHSGNVRNLLSVAPHATVVGSGNALKFLRDQTGHDFKSLVVKTGDTLDLGNKTLHFINAPNLHWPDTIYTWLEEDRVLFTCDSFGSHFCHEGMYDDAVGDFDDAFTYYYDAILRPFSKYMLQAIEKIAPLDIKIICPGHGPILRSNWKKYVDLSHRLATKAIALPNEKNILIAYVSAYENTAVLAEKIAEGLRESCDFTIEICDIENIHFSKLEDKLAHCYGLIVGSPTINQNILLQIYNLFAAINPIRDKGKLAAAFGSYGWSGEGVKMIETNLSMLKLKVFDQNVMVKFKPHEAEFEKCRLFGKSFADKMIEMFQLSCNL, from the coding sequence ATGATTGACAATAAAATTCTTCCTGTAACCCAGGACGTTACATGGATCGGTGTGCTTGATCCCGGTCTTATTACTTTCGACATCGTTATGGAAACAAAATATGGTACGACCTATAACTCATATTTTATTAACGCCGATAAAAAAACAATTGTCGAAACGACGAAAGAAAAATTCTGGCCGATTTATCTTGATAAGATAAAACAAGTTACCAATCCGGAAGAGATTGAATACATTATTGTAGACCATACCGAGCCTGATCATTCCGGTAACGTCAGAAATTTGTTGAGCGTTGCTCCTCATGCCACTGTAGTTGGAAGCGGCAATGCGCTCAAATTTTTACGCGATCAAACCGGCCATGATTTTAAATCTCTTGTAGTCAAAACAGGAGATACCCTCGATCTTGGCAATAAAACGCTCCATTTTATCAATGCCCCCAATCTTCACTGGCCGGATACGATTTACACATGGCTTGAAGAAGACCGCGTACTCTTTACCTGCGATTCTTTTGGTTCCCATTTTTGCCATGAAGGGATGTATGATGACGCTGTAGGCGATTTTGACGATGCGTTTACCTACTATTACGATGCGATCCTGAGACCTTTCAGTAAGTATATGCTTCAGGCGATTGAAAAAATAGCGCCGCTCGATATAAAAATCATCTGTCCGGGGCACGGTCCTATCTTACGATCGAACTGGAAAAAATATGTTGATCTCTCGCATAGACTGGCGACGAAAGCTATCGCATTGCCGAATGAAAAAAACATTCTTATCGCCTATGTTTCAGCATATGAAAACACAGCCGTTCTTGCAGAAAAAATTGCAGAGGGATTAAGAGAATCCTGCGATTTCACCATCGAGATCTGTGATATCGAAAACATCCACTTTTCAAAGCTTGAAGACAAGCTTGCCCACTGTTACGGATTGATTGTAGGTTCGCCAACTATTAACCAGAATATTCTTCTTCAGATATACAATCTTTTTGCGGCAATTAATCCGATAAGAGACAAAGGAAAACTTGCTGCTGCGTTTGGTTCATATGGATGGAGCGGCGAAGGAGTGAAAATGATCGAAACCAACCTCTCGATGCTTAAACTCAAGGTTTTCGATCAGAATGTCATGGTGAAGTTCAAACCTCACGAAGCTGAATTTGAAAAATGTCGTCTATTCGGCAAGTCGTTCGCAGATAAAATGATTGAAATGTTTCAGTTAAGCTGCAATCTCTGA